DNA from Stegostoma tigrinum isolate sSteTig4 chromosome 8, sSteTig4.hap1, whole genome shotgun sequence:
CTTTGTTACTTCTAGAGTTGACAGCTCCAGTACATTCCTGACTGGCATCCTTTAGTCAACACTTTCTAAACTTAAGGCCATCCAAAACACTGGTGCCTGTGTTCTTCTTTATCGCTGATCTAAGTTGGTTCCCAGTTAAGTAACACATTGCTTTTAAAagcaatttttatttattttcaaaatcctTAATGACCTTATTTCTTTAATCTTctccagccattcagcccacaaaaATAATTGATGATTCTGGTCTCTTCAGCAATAATGATTTTAAGTTGCGTCCTTAAATCTCTTGACCTCTTTACTTCTTCATGTGACTTTTCTAAAATCCACCTTTCACCCAAGCTTTGCATCATATTCCCTAATATTATCATATGTGGCTTGgtgtaaaattttattttttactCCCACAAATGAGAGGTTTTATGTCATATTGCTATTTGTTCAAATTGTCAGTGGAAAGTGGTCATCAAGCAGTTGGCTTATGAAAACTTTGCTAGCTCACTATTGCCCTTTATGAAAGGAGCTTTGCCATTTTTAACttgtgtggcctacatgtgactcaattTCCAAACAGTTGTGGTTGACATGACTGCCTTCTGAACAAGCCACTCTATTGTAACTAATTCAGGCATcaaaggatgggtaataaataatGGACTTGCCAGGGATACCCACATTCATTATTAATTGTGATGGGTTAATTCAGGTTTCTAATTGAACACACAGGGTATAGCGAGGGAAGGGTAAACTCTAGACAATATGAATTAGTCAATATCCTACTTATCTTTAGATTGTTCAAGCACCAAACAATGTCTTAAGTAAAGCTTACACATGTTTTTGAGACAATCTAGTCAGCTTTCAgttatgcaaaaaaaaactacttttaTGTAAGCGAATAACCTGTCTGAAATCACATTGAAACAGGAAGTCTATGCCATTGGCAATGTCATTGTGCAACTGTAACTCTATTCATTCTACTTGGGGACTGTTTTTATTGCCTACTTTGCCTATGAGCACTTTATTCCCCCCTCTGCTCACTGTCCCACTCTGCTTTCTAATTGTTGTTCTCACCTAACAGTGACATCAGACCTGCAACTGGATTGATAGCAATTGTGTTCCCTCAGTTGCTTAAAAATGATGCTTATAAAGTTTATGATTTGCCAAAATTGCATGAATTAATATTAAATTTGATATCTCTTTAGTATGGATCTAAAACACAAATTTAATTTGCTGTATGTTGAGTTGGAATATCAAATGTGACAGGGGAAAATTGAATGAAAGTACAAAAATAAGGACATATCCCATTTTAAAAGTTATGCTTGAATGTTGAAGTTGAATTATTTCCTCCTCTGACATCTTTCTTCACTTCAGGCCTTTTATATTTAGCCTGAACTCCCCAGGTATAACGCCTTAGGAGATTGACCAATATAAAATTGGGAATTCTGGCCATTTAATAGCATATGATTTTTGTTATATTTGACTAGCGTGACTTCCAAGAAACATGTTCAAATAGCATTTTATCATGAGTGCAATATAAAAATATTTTGCCAAAACTGAATGAGATCTGTGGCTTTGGTTAAATTTTATGCCAGGCAGATGTTTTAAAACATCTGTCTCAGTGAACTCTTCAAGTTGTTTTGCACGACTTTCAGTTTTTTGTGATATTGAATGTCACCTGAATTTTCTGTACCTTATTTCAATATATATTAAAATCTTGTAACCATTAAATATTTTTCATATTGTCCAGAAATATGGATATACTCACTTGTCTGCTGGTGATCTACTTCGTGCTGAAAGAAGCAAAGCAGCTACTCAGTATGGAGAACTAATTGACAGTTACATTAAAGAAGGAAGAATTGTCCCAGTGGAAATAACTATCAATCTTATAAAGAAGGTAGGGCAAACTTTTTACAGTTTAAAACCAGAAATACTTGAAAGCAGTAGAATTTATGGACAGGTACATTTATTGTTCTCTACTGAATCTGTGAAACACATTTCAGGATTCGTGACAGAATTTGGAGCTGCCCTAGTCTAGCACTGACATCGCAGGCACTGTAAATTTGTAAGTGTGTCAATTCTGTCAGTTGTGACGTCAGCAAGCACAGCTTCTTTTTGCAAAGGCTCCTACCCAGATCTTTATCACCtgtaataataattttaaaataagattGAAATGAAAGTCTATGGCAAACTTGAAATATTGACAAATCAATCTTGTTAACCTACTAAGTACTtatactgcatcctatttgaaaAGTTAACAATGTACATTGTTCTGGAAGAAGATCTTTGTTATTAAAATCACTCATGAAATAGTAGTGAAGTTGCTATAAAAAGTATACAACAGTCTTACTTATTTGGCCAGGACTTAATCTTCCTTGTTTAGCCACTTTCATGAGTGATTTTAATAACAAGATCATCTTTCAGAACAATATATATTGTTAACTtttcaaataggatgcagtataAGTACTTGGTAGGTTAACAAGATTGATTCGTCAATATTTCAAGTTTTCCATAGACTGCTGTTGATAGAGGGAACGTTTTTGTGTACATATTGATTACAACAGCTGCtgtcagaggaagaacaagtttTACAACAGCTAAATTGTTTCACTTTTTTAGTATTCCTAAAATGGAGGTCAGTttgctggatggttggtttgcaatgcagtgatGCCACTAATCAATTCCTGCACCAtatgaggttaccacaaaggaccTCCCTTCTCAAACTCTTCCCCCTTCGTACAATATCTAATTTACTTAGAGCCATTCTCTTCCCAGGAGAGATGTTTTTAATGATCGGTAACTTGAATAATTACTATACAAAATGCACAATGGGCTTTAAGATGTAATTTTTAAATACAAACTTATTATTTCAGCTGATACCTTGACTGTGCTGTGTAGGATCAGTACTAAACTAATAGTTTTCTTCCACAACATGATATTGCTTATGACTCATCAAACTAAAGTATGCATGATTGCAGAATTCAGCCTTCAGGAATGTTTAAGTTAAATATAAAAAGCCTCACTCCCTTGTTTAATCAGTGGTAATTAACCAGTTATCCCATATGCTTAAATGAACTTTGTTCCATGCTGATAGAATATTTCGAAGCTCTGGCCAATTGATTTGATCGTGTTGaacatatattttttaaaatgtttactgGAAATTAATTTGACAATGTTTGTGTTACGTTTCTGATGCATTTTGCAGGCAATGGATGAGACAATGGCTCAAGATGCAACTAAGAATAAATTTCTTATTGATGGATTTCCAAGAAATACAGACAACCTCGATGGCTGGAACAAACAAATGGATAACAATGCTGATGTGAAATTTGTCCTCTTCTTTGACTGTAGCAATGAGGTAACTTGAATGAACAGTTCTCCGAATGAAGACAGATACCATGAGAGGAACTGGTATAATCAGTGCATGTCTTCTAAATCTGTTGCTAAAATAGGCAGAGGAATGTCACAAAAATAAATTTAGTGTATCGTGTTGCCAGTAGAATTTTCCTGTGCTAATCATCTGAAATACATTGCTATCAGCAAAATGCAGCCCAATGAAGTAATAGTGCTCGGCGCTATTCTTGAGAAAAGCTGCCTGCAAAACTTTGTGATTTCTAGATGGGTTCTCCTTTTCTAACTCACTTGATGCAGCAAAGGCTGTGGGCCTGGATAACATTAGTTATAATAGTGAAGATTTGCACTCTGGaactttgccaaaactttaactACACATTTCTGTTACATGTGGGGGTGGGAGCTTCCACCCAATGATCGGGAATATTACCTATATCTCTCATGTCTGAAGTAAACAGGACAAATCCTATCTAACCAGTTGCTCTGGTATCAGTCTGCCCTTAGTCTTAAGTAAAAGAGGTGTTGGCATTAGAGCTGATAAGTGACATTTGCTCACCAATAATCCAatcactgatgttcagtttaAGGTCTGCCAGGATTATTCAGCTTTGGATCTCATTCCAGCATATGACTTGCCTTGATTAAAGACAGCATTTGATCGTGTGGCGTTGGGAAGTGTTGGTAAACTTGAAGTGAATGGCAACCATGGAGTGGGGGGAACAGTCTCTTTATTTGTTTTGATGCCATCATCTCAGCTTTAGGACACTGTTCCATGGTAGTGTTCAAGGCCCAACCGTTCTTGTGTTCATCTCCAATAATGTTTCCTCCATCAAGATGTCAGATATGAGGTTTCCCTCTGGTGATTGAGCTGTACTATGCGtgagtcctcagatactgaaacagtccatgcctgCTTTAAACAAGGCCTGAATAACATTCATGCTTGGGTGAGATTTGACAAGTAACATTTCTGTGAcagaagtgccaagcaatgaAAATCTTCAAGTGAGAACGAACAATCTTTCTTGATGCTTACTGGAATTACCATTGTGAATTCTCCACAATCAACATCTTGGAGTTACTATTCACTAGAAACAAAACTGGACCAGTCGTATACAATGAGAATGGCTCAGTCTGGGGATCCTATGGCAAACAACTTGCCTCCTTACTGCCCACACCCTGTACAGTGTCCACAAGGCAGGAATCAGTAGTAGGAAAGAATATTCTCCACTTCCTTAGATAAAAGCAGTTCCAACAATATCCAAAAAGCTTGACACTGTTCAAGCCAAACTAACCTGCTTAATTGACACCCTATTTACCACATTAAACGTTTGCTCACTCTATCACCAATGCACTTTGGCTGTACGGTGTACTTTgaacaaatggactgcaacaatCTAAGTGTCTTTAGCTGTATATTCTATATCTGCAGACCCGTGCATTTAGGGGGAAAAATGTGGGCAACAGGTGAATAGGAACACCTGCATTTGCAAGTCCCCCCCCTCATAGTCACATTGTTTTAACTTgaactatattgttgttccttcattgttgtctggatcaaaatcctggagttcccgaACAACAATGTTAGCATACCAAAACCACGCAAACTGCATGTTTCAAGATGGCTGTTTCCACCATCTTTGGGTAATTAATGCGgctttgccagcaatgctcatacttcatgaattttttaaaaaatgaatctgGTGCCAGGGGGATCTTCGGGAGTCCAAATGCATCAATGGTATTGATCAGGGTAAACAACAAGTTCTTTCAAAGACAACAAAATGGAAGTGAACATTCCAAATTCcctcatttttaatttaaaattatacTATGAAATAAATTATTGACATAAACTATTATCATAATATAATCTTAAATCAAATGAGGTAATTTACTTTAAGAAAAAGTTAAATGATCCTATTTAAATAGCAATCTGTTTACCTCCCGAGAGACAGTGTTCAAATCCAGATCACATTGTTCTGTTTTATTGGCATTGTTTCTTACTGCAGCCACCGTCTTCTGCACTTGCATTAACCACCTTGCCATCTTTCACTCATTAGAATGACAAGATTTGAAAGCCTGGACATCTtgtctgatttttctcttttttttcacttttttaatcatttaaaattGAGCCTTAATAGAAACTAAACTTAATTTCTTACATTCTTCTTGTTTCCAAAGGTCTGTATAGAGCGTTGCCTTGAAAGAGGAAAAGACAGTGGAAGAACAGATGACAATGTCCAAAGTTTGCAAAAAAGGTAGAAATGCAACTTTCTTTCATAGAATCGTAGCAACTCGGCACAAATGGAGGTCACTCAGTGCTCTGTACAAATGACCAATTTTATCCTGTTGATAAAGAGTTGTCTTTTCTGCTTTTgatatatttatttttattggaCCTCATTTCAGAATTCAGACATACACGCAGTCTACTAAACCCATTATAGAACTATATGAGAAAGAGGGCAAAGTAAGAAGAGTTGATGGTGCCAAAAGTGTTGATGAGGTACGTGATGTGTAAAGCGTTTAGTTAACTTCTCTAGTCTCCCTATTTTCTCCTTGTTATCTCCTTGTTATAGAGCAAGAATTTGCAATTATTTTCGGGAAGTGTTTGTTGTTCTTTGGGCTGATAAATTTcttctttctgtttttgcattgAAAGACCTGTGATCTAATATTATAGCACCAtggatttatatgcatttaatGGCCAATATTTGAAAATGTTTGGTGTTAACTTAGAATTTATTTTGCTTGGTGTTTTTTTTCCAGGTTTTTGTTGAAGTCCAGAAAATCTTTGATTCCGAAAATTGAATTTAGCTGTTCTcctgaagttttaaaaatcagatgCTTCAAATACTTATGCTGGAAGAAGCAGTTATCTTCTACCTGTCCTGTTTATTTTACAAGatattattttcatcagaaatcCTTGAGTGGATACATATCTTTCCATTGGTATATTGTTTGCTATTACTTTTCTATGAAAGCATTCTTTGCCAAGCAAGAAAATATTGCTTTTTCCCAAAAATATCTGCTTCCAAATACCTTTTGTAACTAGAAATCCTCTCTTGGTCATGTATAGATTCAAAGTTCTCGTGTATAACATGTATTTGTCTTAAGGGTGTATTCAGACTCTTGCCCCTCATTATGACTTGTATTGTTGCGTACCAAATGATCATATTTAAAGCAGTTCATGCATAAATGGTCATTATTTATTAATCTAAATGCATATGATGCTGATTTTGATTTTTAGATGCCCAACATATTCCACATTTTTTAATTTTGATTGCAAAAGTCATAGTGCTTGAAGGAAAATGAAAACTAAAGGTCTGCATTTATGTAAGTTGTTAATGGACATGAAATAATTTCTGCATAGTGGAAAAACATAATTTTGGAAAAGTAGCCTGTGAACACATGTTTGTCCTTGGATTTATCTATTTATGTACTTTTTTAAGGAATTAAATTGATCTTGGTcgcataatgtttaaatgtgtCAAAATCCAAAAATACATTAACGGCGCTGAGGTATTGTCGTCTTCACATGGACGGTCATAGTTGAGGAAAGAAACTTAACTTCACCTttttcaagggcatttagggttGGACACTGTCACTGGAAAGACCAACATTTACCCACATCCTGGGAACAGATTTTACAGAACTTCATTGTATGCATGTTTTTTCCTGTAGAATAAATATGTTTAAGTGAAAATGGTTGAATCCAGAATAGGTGACCAGAGAAACAGTGCAGAAGAATTTTACACTGCTGGATAATATGCAAGCCTGACGTAACAATTTCTTTGCCACTCACTAGCCAGTGCTcaaatgcaccagttagatgcaTGAAAGGAAGAGTACGATCATTCAGCCATGTCACTTTGCACTATATTTATGTTGCAATATTTATGAACAAGAGGACATATAGAGAATATTTTCTTAAATTTCTGTCCCACAGTCAGGTACTGTGCCCGTGAAAGGAATaaattgtgaatgctggaaatccagAGACGGTCAGTTAGCATCTATAAAGAGAAAAGGCTAAAACTTTTATTGTCTGCTGTTTTTCAGAACATCAAAAGATCTACACATGCAATATTAACCTGTTCTTGGCCTTTACAGATACTGATTGGCATGCTTTGTACTTCAAGTGTGTTTATTTGATTTTATTCCTGTGTTTGGAAGTATCATGTTTAATTGTTTACTATGATTATAGTTCTAATCCTTCCATTCTAAACTGACTGGATGGTAATTCTGAGCACTGAATTTTGAGAAATTTTGAGTCTGTAATTTTAAAGGCTAGACTGTACCAGAGTATCTCACTTAATTAACTCGATTACGAGAGCTTCTGGTTTGTTGTTTGTTTCTCATCTACTGattttcttaatttttaaaaacaagtcaTACCtagtagatgctgcttggcctgctgtgttcatccagcctcacattttattatcttggaatctccagcatctgcagttcccattatctctcatacctAGTATGCTTGTAATTAATAGACAAGTGGCTCAAACATGATAAGTAGATTATCTTCACTAATGAGCAACATTGCCACATTAAAAATGTGGTTCAGTAGCATGCAGGAAACATATCTTAAAGTGTCAGTCCTTGGGAGAGACTCATAATTTATATTTTACGCATTTGCTGAATAGTGTTCGTAAGATTCAGTCTGACCTTTGCTATTCTAAGTAATTAGTCTACCTTGAAATGGGGTCCATTTGCTCATGtaataactttaaaataaaagaaataaagaaattggCGACTTGTTCAAGTGTTTTAAACTTTGCAGAAAAGTAATTCTCAAGTGTGTTAGCTTTTTGTGTCTGAATCCAGAATATTGTTTGTTTGGATTTTactaaagtgtgtgtgtgtgtgtgtgttatatatTCGTAAATGTTGCTACAGGAGCAACACATCCAGTAATtttcagtgagtaactcacttttcagactccctaaagcctgttcaTCAGGATGAATACATTCCACTGTCTTGGTTGATTGCAGTTCCAATAACACGGAGCAAACCTAACAGtattcagggcaaagcagcctgcttgattggccccAAATCCACACCATAAAAATTCATTCCTTTC
Protein-coding regions in this window:
- the cmpk gene encoding UMP-CMP kinase, with translation MVISCWGALIRNLLMMKPKVVFVLGGPGAGKGTQCVKIVKKYGYTHLSAGDLLRAERSKAATQYGELIDSYIKEGRIVPVEITINLIKKAMDETMAQDATKNKFLIDGFPRNTDNLDGWNKQMDNNADVKFVLFFDCSNEVCIERCLERGKDSGRTDDNVQSLQKRIQTYTQSTKPIIELYEKEGKVRRVDGAKSVDEVFVEVQKIFDSEN